One part of the Macaca mulatta isolate MMU2019108-1 chromosome 6, T2T-MMU8v2.0, whole genome shotgun sequence genome encodes these proteins:
- the UTP15 gene encoding U3 small nucleolar RNA-associated protein 15 homolog, translating to MAGYKPVAIQTYPILGEKITQDTLYWNNYKTPVQIKEFGAVSKVDFSPQPPYNYAVTASSRIHIYGRYSQEPIKTFSRFKDTAYCATFRQDGRLLVAGSEDGGVQLFDISGRAPLRQFEGHTKAVHTVDFTADKYHVVSGADDYTVKLWDIPNSKEILTFKEHSDYVRCGCASKLNPDLFITGSYDHTVKMFDARTNTSVLSVEHGQPVESVLLFPSGGLLVSAGGRYVKVWDMLKGGQLLVSLKNHHKTVTCLCLSSSGQRLLSGSLDRKVKVYSTTAYKVVHSFDYAASILSLALAHEDETIVVGMTNGILSVKHRKSEAKKESLPRRRRPAYRTFIKGKNYMKQRDDILINRPAKKHLELYDRDLKHFRISKALDRVLDPTCTIKTPEITVSIIKELNRRGVLANALAGRDEKEISHVLNFLIRHLSQPRFAPVLINAAEIIIDIYLPVIGQSPVVDKKFLLLQGLVEKEIDYQRELLETLGMMDMLFATMRRKEGTSVLEHTSDGFPENKKIES from the exons ATGGCTGGTTATAAGCCTGTAGCTATTCAGACATATCCTATACTTGGTGAAAAAATCACGCAAGATACACTGTACTGGAACAACTATAAG acCCCTGTTCAGATTAAGGAATTTGGTGCAGTTTCAAAAGTAGACttttctcctcagcctccatATAATTATGCTGTCACAGCTTCCTCAAGA ATTCACATTTATGGCCGATACTCCCAAGAACCTATAAAAACCTTTTCTCGATTTAAAGACACAGCCTACTGTGCTACTTTTCGACAAGATGGTAGATTGCTTGTGGCTGGCAGTGAAGACGGTGGAGTTCAACTTTTTGATATAAGTGGGAGGGCTCCCCTCAGGCAGTTTGAAGGCCATACAAA AGCAGTGCATACAGTAGATTTTACAGCTGACAAATATCATGTGGTCTCTGGAGCTGATGATTATACAGTTAAATTATGGGATATTCCAAACTCCAAAGAAATTTTGACATTTAAAGAACATTCTGATTATGTGAGGTGTGGATGTGCTAGCAAACTTAATCCGGATCTCTTTATAACAG GATCATATGATCATACTGTGAAGATGTTTGATGCACGAACGAATACGAGTGTTCTCTCTGTTGAGCATGGGCAGCCAGTGGAGAGTGTCCTGCTTTTCCCCTCTGGAGGTCTTCTGGTGTCAGCAG GAGGTCGTTATGTTAAAGTCTGGGATATGTTAAAAGGAGGACAATTGCTCGTATCTTTGAAAAATCATCACAAAACCGTGACATGTTTATGTCTAAGCAGCTCTGGACAGAGGTTACTCTCTGGCTCACTGGATAG gaaGGTGAAAGTGTACAGCACAACTGCCTACAAAGTAGTCCACAGCTTTGATTATGCAGCTTCGATTTTGAGTCTTGCCCTTGCA CATGAAGATGAGACAATAGTTGTAGGAATGACCAATGGAATACTGAGTGTTAAACATCGGAAATCTGAAGCAAAGAAGGAATCACTTCCCAGAAGAAGAAGGCCTGCATATCGAAcctttattaaaggaaaaaattacatGAAGCAACGG GATGACATTTTGATTAACAGGCCAGCAAAGAAACACCTAGAATTGTACGACAGGGATCTGAAACATTTTCGGATCTCTAAGGCACTCGACAGAGTTCTTGAT CCCACTTGTACAATAAAGACACCCGAGATTACGGTGTCCATCATAAAGGAGTTAAATCGAAGAGGAGTCCTTGCAAATGCACTTGCAGGTCGGGATGAGAAGGAAATCAGTcatgttcttaattttttgatAAG GCATCTTTCTCAGCCAAGATTTGCCCCTGTTTTAATCAATGCTGCTGAAATAATTATTG atATATATCTGCCTGTAATTGGTCAGTCCCCTGTAGTTGATAAAAAGTTTTTGCTACTTCAAGGACTTGTAGAAAAAGAGATTGATTACCAAAGAGAATTATTAGAAACCTTGGGGATGATGGATATGCTTTTTGCCACcatgagaaggaaggaaggcactTCTGTGTTGGAACATACATCTGATGGATTTCCAGAGAATAAGAAGATAGAATCATAG